Proteins from a genomic interval of Mustela lutreola isolate mMusLut2 chromosome 4, mMusLut2.pri, whole genome shotgun sequence:
- the RET gene encoding proto-oncogene tyrosine-protein kinase receptor Ret, producing the protein MAKATATAGAAGLRLLLLLPLFGEAPLGLYFSRDAYWEKLYVDQPAGMPLLYVHALRDTPEEVPSFRLGQHLYGIAYRARLQENDWIRIEEDTGLLYLNRSLDHSAWERLSIRNGGFPVLTIYLQVFLSSAFLREGECQWPGCARVYFSFINTSFPACSSLKPRELCFPETGVSFRIRENRPPGTFHQFRLLPVQFLCPNISVSYRLLEGENLPFRCAPDSLEVSTRWALDRELREKYELVAACTVHVGAHKEQVVMVPFPVTVYDEDDSAPTFLGGLDTASAVVEFKRKEGTVVATIRVFDADVVPASGELLRRYTSTLLPGDTWALQTFRVEHSPNETLAQANGSFVRATVHDYRLVLNRSLPISESRSLQLAVLVNDSDFQGPGEGVLRLRFNVTVLPVSLHLPSAYSFTMSRRARRFAQIGKVCVDNCQEFSGIHVQYKLQLSSANCSVLGVVTSTEDTSGTLFVNDTEALQRPDCSQLQYTVVAADRPSRRQTQAPLVVTVEGTYVAEEPGCPLSCAVSKRRPECEECGGLGSLTGRCEWRQGDGKGITRNFSTCSPSIKTCPDGHCDAVESRNVNICPQDCLRGGSIIGGHEPGERWGIKAGFGICNCFPEEKKCFCEPEDSQDPLCDELCRTVIAAAVLFSFIVSMLLSTFCIHRYHKNAHKPPIASAEMTFRRPAQAFPVSYSSSGARRPSLDSMENQVSVDAFKIPEDPKWEFPRKNLVLGKTLGEGEFGKVVKATAFRLKGKAGYTTVAVKMLKENASPSELRDLLSEFNLLKQVNHPHVIKLYGACSQDGPLFLIVEYAKYGSLRGFLRESRKAGPGDMGSGGSRSSSYLDSPGERALTMGDLISFAWQISRGMRYLAEMKLVHRDLAARNVLVAEGRKMKISDFGLSRDVYEEDSYVKRSKGRIPVKWMAIESLFDHIYTTQSDVWSFGVLLWEIVTLGGNPYPGIPPERLFNLLKTGYRMERPDNCSEEMYGLMLQCWKQEPDKRPVFADISKDLEKMMVKNRDYLDLAASTPSDSLLYDDGLSEEETPLVDCNSAPLPRALPSTWIENKLYGMSDPNWPEESPVPLTRADGTNTVCPRYANDSVYANWMVSPSAAQLTDAFDS; encoded by the exons CTCCGCTGGGACTCTACTTCTCCAGGGACGCTTACTGGGAGAAACTGTATGTGGACCAGCCAGCTGGCATGCCCCTGCTCTATGTCCACGCCCTGCGGGACACCCCTGAGGAGGTGCCCAGCTTCCGCCTGGGCCAGCACCTCTACGGCATCGCCTACCGTGCGAGGCTGCAGGAGAACGACTGGATCCGCATTGAGGAGGACACTGGCCTTCTCTACCTTAACCGGAGCCTGGACCACAGCGCTTGGGAGAGGCTCAGCATCCGCA ATGGTGGCTTCCCGGTGCTCACCATCTACCTCCAGGTCTTCCTGTCGTCTGCGTTCCTGCGTGAGGGCGAGTGCCAGTGGCCAGGCTGTGCCCGGGTGTACTTCTCCTTCATCAACACCTCCTTCCCGGCTTGCAGTTCCCTCAAACCCCGGGAGCTCTGCTTTCCCGAGACAGGCGTCTCCTTCCGCATCAGAGAGAACAGGCCTCCTGGCACCTTCCACCAATTCCGGCTGCTGCCTGTGCAATTCCTCTGCCCCAACATCAGCGTGTCCTACAGGCTCCTAGAAG GTGAGAATCTGCCCTTCCGCTGCGCCCCAGACAGCCTGGAGGTGAGCACACGCTGGGCCCTGGACCGCGAGCTGCGGGAGAAGTACGAGCTGGTGGCCGCGTGCACGGTGCACGTCGGCGCACACAAGGAGCAGGTGGTGATGGTGCCCTTCCCCGTGACCGTGTACGATGAGGACGACTCGGCACCCACCTTCCTCGGGGGCCTGGACACCGCCAGCGCTGTGGTGGAGTTCAAGAGGAAGGAG GGCACCGTGGTGGCCACAATACGTGTCTTCGATGCAGACGTGGTGCCGGCCTCTGGGGAGCTGCTGAGGCGGTACACAAGCACACTACTGCCAGGGGACACCTGGGCCCTGCAGACTTTCCGTGTCGAGCACTCACCGAACGAGACCTTGGCCCAGGCTAATGGCAGCTTCGTGCGAGCAACTGTGCATGACTACA GGCTGGTTCTCAACCGGAGCCTCCCCATCTCGGAGAGCCGCTCCCTGCAGCTGGCTGTGCTGGTCAATGACTCGGACTTCCAGGGCCCCGGTGAGGGCGTCCTCCGCCTCCGTTTCAACGTGACCGTGCTGCCTGTCAGCCTGCACTTACCCAGCGCCTACTCCTTCACTATGAGCAGGCGGGCCCGCCGCTTTGCCCAG ATTGGGAAAGTCTGCGTGGATAACTGCCAGGAGTTCAGCGGCATCCACGTGCAGTACAAGCTGCAGCTCTCCAGCGCCAACTGCAGCGTCCTGGGGGTGGTCACCTCCACCGAGGACACCTCAGGAACCCTGTTCGTGAATGACACAGAAGCCCTGCAGCGGCCTGACTGTTCTCAACTGCAGTACACAGTGGTGGCCGCCGACCGGCCAAGCCGCAGGCAGACCCAGGCCCCGCTGGTTGTCACCGTGGAGGGGACAT ATGTGGCCGAGGAACCAGGCTGCCCCCTGTCCTGTGCAGTCAGCAAGAGGCGGCCTGAGTGTGAGGAGTGTGGCGGCCTGGGCTCTCTGACGGGCAGGTGCGAGTGGAGACAGGGAGATGGCAAAG GAATTACCAGGAacttctccacctgctcccccagCATCAAGACCTGCCCCGATGGCCACTGTGATGCTGTGGAGAGCAGAAACGTCAACATCTGCCCCCAGGACTGCCTCC GGGGTGGCAGCATCATTGGTGGGCACGAGCCTGGGGAACGCTGGGGGATAAAAGCTGGCTTCGGTATCTGCAACTGTTTCCCCGAAGAGAAGAAATGCTTCTGTGAACCTGAAGACAGCCAGG ACCCGCTGTGTGACGAGCTGTGCCGCACGGTGATCGCGGCAGCTGTGCTCTTCTCCTTCATCGTCTCCATGCTGCTCTCCACCTTCTGCATCCACCGCTACCACAAGAATGCCCACAAGCCACCCATCGCCTCTGCTGAGATGACCTTCCGCCGGCCGGCCCAGGCCTTCCCGGTCAGCTACTCCTCGTCGGGCGCCCGCCGGCCCTCCCTGGACTCCATGGAgaaccaggtctctgtggacgcCTTTAAGATCCCG GAGGATCCAAAGTGGGAATTCCCTCGGAAGAACTTGGTTCTTGGAAAAACTCTGGGAGAAGGCGAATTTGGAAAAGTGGTTAAGGCAACAGCCTTCCGGCTTAAAGGCAAAGCAGGGTACACGACTGTGGCTGTGAAGATGCTGAAAG AGAACGCCTCCCCAAGTGAGCTGCGGGACCTGCTGTCAGAGTTCAACCTCCTGAAGCAGGTCAACCACCCGCATGTCATCAAGCTGTATGGGGCCTGCAGCCAGGATG GGCCACTCTTCCTCATTGTGGAGTACGCCAAGTACGGCTCCCTGCGGGGCTTCCTCCGGGAGAGCCGCAAGGCTGGCCCGGGCGACATGGGCAGCGGGGGCAGCCGCAGCTCCAGCTACCTGGACAGCCCCGGGGAGCGAGCCCTGACCATGGGCGACCTCATCTCCTTCGCCTGGCAGATCTCTCGGGGGATGCGGTACCTGGCGGAGATGAAG CTTGTCCATCGGGACTTGGCAGCCAGAAATGTTCTGGTAGCCGAGGGGCGGAAGATGAAGATTTCGGATTTCGGCCTGTCCCGAGATGTTTATGAAGAGGATTCCTATGTGAAGAGGAGCAAG GGTCGGATTCCAGTCAAATGGATGGCAATCGAGTCTCTTTTCGATCACATCTACACCACCCAAAGTGACGT GTGGTCCTTTGGTGTCCTGCTATGGGAGATTGTGACTCTAGGGGGCAACCCCTACCCTGGGATACCTCCAGAGCGGCTCTTCAACCTTCTAAAGACAGGCTACCGGATGGAGAGGCCTGACAACTGCAGTGAGGAGAT GTATGGCCTAATGCTACAGTGCTGGAAGCAGGAACCGGACAAGAGGCCGGTGTTTGCTGACATCAGCAAAGACCTGGAGAAGATGATGGTTAAGAACAGA GACTACTTGGACTTGGCCGCGTCCACcccatctgactccctgctttACGACGACGGCCTCTCGGAGGAGGAGACGCCCCTGGTGGACTGTAATAGCGCTCCCCTCCCTCGAGCCCTCCCCTCCACGTGGATTGAAAACAAACTCTATG gcATGTCAGACCCGAACTGGCCTGAAGAGAGTCCTGTACCACTCACGCGAGCTGATGGCACTAACACTGTGTGTCCAAGATATGCAAATGATAGTGTATATGCTAACTGGATGGTTTCACCCTCAGCGGCACAATTAACGGACGCATTTGATAGTTAA